A region of the Spirochaetota bacterium genome:
GGTATCTGGGGATACATATTGTTTACGGTTCAGGCTTCTTGGTTTTGGGGAATACATACTTTATTGTGTCTTTACCAAATATACCATTATACTTGACTCTAACCTCAACATCTACAATCTTCTGGTCGGGGTAAAGAGTCTCATACAAACTTTTGAAGACTATCAGATATCTGAAAACTCTGTTTTTCTGGTAGTCTCTTAGGAATATGTCTGGTGATAGAAGGATACTCTTATCATAGTATTTGCCTCCTGATGTATTCGCTAGTGTCTCTAGGTATGTGTTTCTGTTTATTGATACAACATAAACAGGAATGAAGTTGTAGTATGCGTAGTCAATCAATGTTTGGATGTCTCTATAAGACTTGTCTGTCTCAAGATCACCCGAAGTTATAACAAGAACCGCATTGTTTCTAAGTGAATATAGCATCTCTGTTATGCTTCTATCTATACCGTCAAGTATTCTGTAACTATCCTCAAACGTTTTAAAGTTTTTTTCTAAGAAGTCAATGGGATATAGAACCATAGTATTTGTTTTACCCATCTCTACAATGGTATCTCCTACGATACTTAGATTTATATGATCGTAAGCACTTAACTTATTGAATATCTCTCTCAGGAAGGGTTTGATGTTGTCAAGATACTCATAGACTGCTTTACTTTTTTCAATAATTATGTATATACTTTTTCTTTTTAGGAACCCATAGGTTTGTTCAACTTCTGGTAGTAGTATTCTTATACCAGACTCAAGCACTTCAAAGTTTTCATTTCTAAGATTATTTAAGACATTCTGGTTCATATCTCTTACACCAACTACAATCCCAATAGTAGGAAAGTTTTCAACAAATATACCCTTAACATCTATATCAAGGTTATGTGTGTGTAAGTAGATATTTCCGAAAACTTCTAACTCTCCTCGTTCTGTGTTTATAGCGTATATTTTCTTGTCATAGCCAAAAACAACATCGTCAAACGTTTTTTCTGAAATTTTAACTTTCTCTCTCCCATTCGTTGTTATTATGTAAATACCGTCATCGGTAGCAATTATCAGAGAATCGTCATAGGTACAGAAGCCTCTAATAACCCTATCAACATCAAATTCTCTTTTGAAATTGCCATACTTGTCAAAGAATTTAATTTTGGTGTTATCAGAAACTAGGATAGTACCATTATCTACCTCTATATCAGTAGGTGATACTAGAGGATCGTTAGGAAATGAGAGATTAATAATACCATTGTCTTTTCTAACAACAACTACTTTTCTTGATAGAGAATCAAGTATATACAGAAACTCCCCCATCTCGACAAACTTTCTAAAATTCACACCGTTGTATTTAAAGTTACTATGTATGTTTATATCAAAGAGATTTAAGTTAAACCAACCGGGTTTGTATTGGTAGACCTCTGAAAATGTTAATATCCAGAATGTTTCTTGCTCCTCATCATAGATCATGTCAATTATTCTTCTTCCTGTATTAAAGGAATATAATTTAAACTGATCATCAATTGATACGAACCTATCGTCTCCAAATGAGTTTATCAAGACTCCGAAGGTTTTTGAGGTTCTTATACTGCTAGGAAGTGAGAACAACTTCTTGTTTCCAATTATGCTAGGAATATTCGTCAAACTAAAGTATTTTTTAGGGACAACATCACCGAAAGAATACGATAACCTTGAGTATATGGAGGATATCTTAGGTAATACAAAACTTGATAATTCTCCAGAACTAATCTCTTCAAGTATCTGAATAGCATTCCTTATCCTACCAGAGTTAAGGTAGGATTTTGCTAGGAAGTATTTTGCCTCTGGGGATAGGGGGTTATAAAATATAGATTTGTTGAAAGAGTACGTTGCTCTATCATAGTTCATCGTTGATAGAAAGTCAATACCTTCAGTAAAAAACTTTTCTCCTAAACCAAATTTGACATCTTTAAACCTCTCAATATCTTCAAGGATTGATCGTTTCTGAACTAGGTTAGTTTCAATAATCTCGCTTTCTACTGATTCTTCAACTTGACCTTCACAGCCTACAAGAATGAGAAAAGTTAGGATAAAAAGTATGCTATACTTCAATTTCCATACCTTCTCTTGCAACATATACTTTGTAATTAACACCTTTCATTTTAAAGTAGTTTTCAATGTAATGTTCAATTAGCATCATATCCTCATCTTTTCTTCCGGGGTCTAGGTGGAATAGAATTACTTTCTTTGCTTTGGCTTTTATACCAAAGTTGATTGCACTAGGAATGGAGGAATGTCCCCATCCTTTTTTTGAAAGATATTCAGACTTTGTGTATTGAGCGTCTAGCACTAGTAAGTCGGCGTTTTTAGCAAAGTCAAGTATGTAGTCTTCGGAAGGTATGTTTTCCTTTCCAACTATTCTTAACATCTGTTTAAAGTAATCTCCTAAAACTATCGCTTCTCTACCTACATCTATTTCAAAATCAAACATTGTTACTACCTTTTTGCCGTTGTATTCAAAAGAATATCCAAGACAAGCGATAGGATGATAAAGGTATATAGTAGATATTTTTGTGTTTCCTATCTTAAAAGTTTCTGTTTCAAGTTCTCTAAACTCAAGGTATGATGACAGGTCATCTATTTTGACAGGAAAGTATATGTAGCCCATCTGACCGCTTATCATGTTTTTAAGTTTCCCAAGCATACTAGGTCCATGTATCATTATTTTGTATCTGTAGTCGAATATAGGTGAGAAGAATGGTAGCCCCTGTATGTGATCCCAGTGGGTATGAGTTAGGAACAGATTTATATCATACTTTGGATAGGAAGAAATTATTTTGTCCCCTAGTAGTCTTATCCCAGAACCTGCGTCAATAATGAATATGGATTCTTCATTTCTTATTTCAATACAAGATGTATTGCCGCCATATACTGCTGTATGAAGACCTGGAACTGGTATTGAGCCTCTGACTCCCCAGAACCTTACGATCATTTCTTCTGACTCTCCTTGGCCATCCCCCCCATCTCGGATATTATTTTTTCTATCTCCATATTGACCCATCTCTCAAATTTACCAGATTTTAGAATTTCTGTAAGCGTTCTGAATGCTTCAGTCTTGCCTATGTTCTTGAGTGCTCTTGCACATTCAATACCTATCATATTGTTTTCAGTAGATCTTATAACTCTATCCAAAAATACAAATGCTTTTTCAGAATCTTTACCAATCTTTCCTAAAGCCCTTATGACTTCAACCTTGTAGGGGGTTGATGTAAATCTATCATAGTTATCAATCAAAGGGTCAATTGCTCTCTTATCTCCTATTTCGCCTAACGACCATACGGAAGCCAATATAACCTCGTAGAATCCCTTACTAACTGATTGCCCTGAGAACAGAAATATGGACATTAGTCTGTCAAAAGCATTAGTTGCTTTTAACTGACCAAGCCTATAAACTGCCCTTTGAGCAACTCTGAAGTTGTCTGAATATGTTAAGTCAATAAGTAGGTCTATGTCACTAGGTCCAAATGTCATTATCACATCAGAAGGGTCCTGACTTTTATTAGTATCTGTGTTACTTTGTTTTCGTTCTTGTCCGTAGGTCAAAATAACAAGAAGAGTTATTGATAAAATTAGTATAATTCTAGTCATACCTCCTCCAAGTCACAGTTGAGTTAGGTTCGTTTAGTTACAAGTTTTTCAACCCAATCCATAGTTGTTTGCATACCTTGAGCGATAAACAATGCTACGATAAAGTATGATTGTAGTAGGAATACACTCCAAAAGGCTCTAGATCTCTCAACAGGCTCACCTTGAACAAAAAGTGCAAATAGTGCAACGAATGTAAGCCATATGAATAATATTGAAAATGAAAAGTTCATATCTTTTTTGAGCAGTCCTATTATACCGGGTATTAGGAGTATATAAAGTATTATGTAAAACTGCTGGAAGTGTATTTTCGCAAGATCCCATAACTGAACTAGGTTGTAGTAAAGAGGTGTGCCTGATATACCTCCATATTGTTTTCTCATTATGTGTGTCCATAGAACATCAAGTGTCCTTATCTCACCCCATGTTAGTATCCTTATCTCTGCCTCTGGCATATCATATATTGCAACACTTCTTATCCATAGGTATCCGTAAAATACTACTATTGGTATCATAAATAATAACAACCCCCAGAAGGATGTTTGAAGAATATCTCTTACCCATTTGTCTTCCTGTTTGACAGGGTATAGATACCCAGCTAGTCCTGCGAATAGGATAGGAACTAAAGGAGCAAAGGTAATTATATAAGCCTGTTGTGGTGAAATAGGACCTATAACCTTCCAGCCGTTGTAGTAGAACAACACTATTGCTATCACAAGTGATACCATAAACCCAATTATTAGAAGGTATTTTGTTGATAGTAAATCACCCCATTTGAATGATACCTTACCCCATAGTGCAGAAAATACAACCAGAACTATTATAACACTTATAGGTATTATATAACCTGCTGATAGATGGTGGTCAGTAAGGCTTAATCCCATCGTGAAAAATAGTAGGATTAGATATCTACTGCCGATGTAGGGTTCCTTTGTGTGATAGTAGTTAAATATGACATCCTCGTACCAGAACATGAAGACTATCAGAACCAAACCGTTTAGCAAACTATGTAAAGAATAAACTTCTCCTATTATTGATTGGTCCCAGAGAAGGTTTGAAAAACCCAACATCAACGCAGATAAGATTGCTGGAATGTATATCCTTAAGTCAAGTCCCTGTGTATTTCTAATAATGTCAGGCTTTCTTGTTATTCCAAGTATTTTTAGGGCAAATAAGAAGAATACGAATGAAGTTGCTGCGCCTGCAAATGCTGACATCATATTAATTCTGTAAGCGACGTTTCCAAACGGAAAGTATGTGAAGAACTTACCGAGTATCGCAAAGATAGGATATCCGGAGGGATGTGGAGCGCCGAAAGAGTAGGTTGTAGTTGCTAACTCTCCGTGGTCTCCTGCTGCTACGGAAGGTGTTAGCGTTAGAAGATAGTTTACAAATACTACAATAAACACCCCAAGTCCAATAAAGAAATCTCTAACTCTGTATGAGTAGAACTGGTAGTTCTGGTATATCTTTTCAGATATGAATGGGTTTGTTATATTGGGCATTATATGCCTCCTTAAAACTAATTATCAAATACTATATGAATACCTATCAAATTAATTGAAGTAGAGTTTGATCGAAGGATATTATGAATAATTTTACTTTGCCACTAGTAGAAGAGTTTCTAGCAGAAGTTTGAGCATTGAAATTTTAATAAGCTTTAGGCCTTGTGATAGTAAAAAAGATTGAGTTCTTTGAATGATTTAAACTTGTCTGAAAGACCAAATAGGCTTTCAGTAGGACTTAAGAATAAATAACCATCGCTATGTAGTGATGTATAGATGTTATCAACTATCCTCTTGGCAGATTCTTCATCCATATATATAAGCACATTTCTACACATTACTACATCTACTCCTCTTATGCCATTATCAAAAAGTAAGTTGTGATAGTCAAATCTAACATACTTCTTGAATTCCTCTTTTATTGCAAATTTGCCTTGATCTAATCTTGTAAAGTATTTATCAATGATTATTTTTGGAACATCGTGAAGTTTCTCCTCAGAGTATATACCTTTTTGTGCTATCTCAAGACACTTCAGGCTTATATCTGATGCTATGACCTCAACTCGCATTCTTATATTGTTCTCTTCAAATGACTCCAGAGCAGATATAAGCAGTGAGTACGGTTCCTCACCTGTTGCACAGCCAGCACTCCATATCTTTATCTTTGATAGCCCTTGTTGCTCTCTCTTTATTGATAGTTCAGGTATTACTTTATTCTTTATAAACTCAAACTGTTCATAGTGTCTAAAAAATTTAGTAAAATTTGTCGTTATGCTATCAATAAATGAAGTTAGTTTATCCTCATCCCTTAGTATAACCTCATAATAAGCATGTGGTGATAATCCCTCTTGTTTTGACTGAGAAAGTATTTTTCTCTTCAAGACAGATACATTACTGTTGGTAAAATATATCCCACTCCAGTCGTGTATCAGTTGTATATATTTATCCAGTAGTTCTTTGTCTATGACTTCTTCCATTCAAAAGTCTAGTGTAAAACTATTTAAAGCTATGTTTCAACTTGATCTCTA
Encoded here:
- a CDS encoding MBL fold metallo-hydrolase translates to MGQYGDRKNNIRDGGDGQGESEEMIVRFWGVRGSIPVPGLHTAVYGGNTSCIEIRNEESIFIIDAGSGIRLLGDKIISSYPKYDINLFLTHTHWDHIQGLPFFSPIFDYRYKIMIHGPSMLGKLKNMISGQMGYIYFPVKIDDLSSYLEFRELETETFKIGNTKISTIYLYHPIACLGYSFEYNGKKVVTMFDFEIDVGREAIVLGDYFKQMLRIVGKENIPSEDYILDFAKNADLLVLDAQYTKSEYLSKKGWGHSSIPSAINFGIKAKAKKVILFHLDPGRKDEDMMLIEHYIENYFKMKGVNYKVYVAREGMEIEV
- a CDS encoding DUF2723 domain-containing protein produces the protein MPNITNPFISEKIYQNYQFYSYRVRDFFIGLGVFIVVFVNYLLTLTPSVAAGDHGELATTTYSFGAPHPSGYPIFAILGKFFTYFPFGNVAYRINMMSAFAGAATSFVFFLFALKILGITRKPDIIRNTQGLDLRIYIPAILSALMLGFSNLLWDQSIIGEVYSLHSLLNGLVLIVFMFWYEDVIFNYYHTKEPYIGSRYLILLFFTMGLSLTDHHLSAGYIIPISVIIVLVVFSALWGKVSFKWGDLLSTKYLLIIGFMVSLVIAIVLFYYNGWKVIGPISPQQAYIITFAPLVPILFAGLAGYLYPVKQEDKWVRDILQTSFWGLLLFMIPIVVFYGYLWIRSVAIYDMPEAEIRILTWGEIRTLDVLWTHIMRKQYGGISGTPLYYNLVQLWDLAKIHFQQFYIILYILLIPGIIGLLKKDMNFSFSILFIWLTFVALFALFVQGEPVERSRAFWSVFLLQSYFIVALFIAQGMQTTMDWVEKLVTKRT
- a CDS encoding protein-glutamate O-methyltransferase CheR, which codes for MEEVIDKELLDKYIQLIHDWSGIYFTNSNVSVLKRKILSQSKQEGLSPHAYYEVILRDEDKLTSFIDSITTNFTKFFRHYEQFEFIKNKVIPELSIKREQQGLSKIKIWSAGCATGEEPYSLLISALESFEENNIRMRVEVIASDISLKCLEIAQKGIYSEEKLHDVPKIIIDKYFTRLDQGKFAIKEEFKKYVRFDYHNLLFDNGIRGVDVVMCRNVLIYMDEESAKRIVDNIYTSLHSDGYLFLSPTESLFGLSDKFKSFKELNLFYYHKA